From a single Campylobacter concisus genomic region:
- the rpsI gene encoding 30S ribosomal protein S9: MAKVYATGKRKTAVAKVWIKAGSGKIVVNGMDLNTWLGGHEAIKLKVIQPLLVTKQESLIDVVATTLGGGYSAQAEALRHGISRALADMDADFRAALKPKGLLTRDSRVVERKKFGRRKARRSPQFSKR; this comes from the coding sequence ATGGCAAAAGTTTATGCAACTGGTAAAAGAAAAACTGCCGTAGCAAAGGTTTGGATAAAAGCTGGAAGCGGTAAAATCGTAGTAAATGGTATGGATCTTAATACTTGGCTTGGTGGACATGAAGCTATAAAACTTAAAGTAATTCAGCCACTTCTAGTTACTAAACAAGAGAGTTTAATAGATGTAGTAGCTACAACTTTAGGTGGTGGTTATTCAGCACAAGCAGAGGCTTTAAGACACGGTATTTCACGTGCTTTAGCTGATATGGATGCTGATTTTAGAGCAGCACTTAAACCAAAAGGCTTGCTAACTAGAGATTCTCGTGTTGTTGAACGTAAGAAATTTGGTAGAAGAAAGGCTAGAAGAAGCCCACAATTCTCTAAACGTTAA
- a CDS encoding non-canonical purine NTP pyrophosphatase → MKIVLATSNLDKVKEIKEFLKGYEIYALSEVVKPFEIVEDGSSFQQNALIKSKAVFAKLKEQGLEDEFISLSDDSGISVDALGGEPGIYSARYFDLDENGKVCGKNANDANNRAKLISKLKALNLKSSPAHYTACIAISSKFGDYTTHGFMYGKAVNEEHGTNGFGYDALFIPDGFTKTLGELDNETKLKISHRSKGLELANFVLKSLKKNFS, encoded by the coding sequence ATGAAGATCGTGCTTGCGACATCAAATTTAGACAAAGTAAAAGAGATAAAAGAGTTTTTAAAAGGCTATGAAATTTACGCTTTAAGCGAGGTTGTAAAGCCATTTGAGATCGTTGAAGATGGTAGTAGCTTTCAGCAAAATGCGCTCATAAAGTCAAAGGCTGTTTTTGCAAAGCTTAAAGAGCAAGGGCTTGAGGATGAGTTTATCTCGCTTAGCGATGATAGTGGCATCAGCGTGGATGCGCTTGGTGGCGAGCCAGGGATTTATTCAGCTCGCTATTTTGACCTTGATGAAAATGGCAAAGTATGTGGCAAAAACGCAAATGACGCAAACAATAGAGCAAAGCTAATTAGTAAGCTAAAGGCGCTAAATTTAAAGAGCTCACCAGCTCATTACACCGCCTGTATCGCTATTAGCTCGAAATTTGGCGACTACACAACTCATGGCTTTATGTATGGCAAAGCGGTAAATGAGGAGCATGGTACAAATGGCTTTGGCTACGACGCACTTTTTATCCCAGATGGCTTTACTAAAACGCTTGGTGAGCTAGATAATGAGACGAAGCTTAAAATTTCTCACCGCTCAAAAGGGCTAGAGCTTGCAAATTTTGTGCTAAAAAGTCTAAAGAAAAACTTTAGTTAA
- a CDS encoding NAD(P)/FAD-dependent oxidoreductase, with product MIYDVIIIGAGASGLFLGANLKDKKVAILEKNSSAGKKILTSGGGRCNITNRFISAKNYLGEQKIIEQILKVLTPDQVLKFFSELKFSEQKQNQFFCNSGAKSVLSVLLKRQNTEIFYNKEVLGAKKVDEIFEILTKDEKFRARNLVIASGGLSYKALGASDIGYKIANDFGIETSALAPALVGFSVQKDEFWFKELSGVSLNAEVEINSKNESHKFSGDLLFTHRGISGPAILNASLFWQKGRICINFLPKFNEKNLINGKKQLSSVLPLPKRFVLEFLRNFGLKDRAFYEFNDNDRQIIKRLFAYEFAPAGTFGFERAEVTKGGVKSEFLDENLQAYNVKGLYFVGEVLDITGMLGGYNLHFAFASALKVARVLNL from the coding sequence TTGATCTACGACGTCATCATCATTGGTGCTGGCGCTAGCGGACTATTTTTAGGAGCAAATTTAAAGGATAAAAAGGTTGCGATTTTAGAGAAAAATAGCAGCGCTGGCAAAAAGATCCTAACAAGTGGTGGAGGCAGATGCAACATCACAAACCGCTTTATAAGCGCTAAAAACTATCTTGGAGAGCAAAAAATTATAGAGCAAATTTTAAAAGTACTGACTCCAGATCAAGTTTTAAAATTTTTTAGTGAGCTTAAATTTAGTGAGCAAAAGCAAAATCAATTTTTCTGTAATAGCGGTGCAAAGAGCGTCTTGAGCGTACTTTTAAAAAGGCAAAATACAGAAATTTTTTACAATAAAGAGGTTCTTGGTGCTAAAAAAGTAGATGAAATTTTTGAAATTTTGACAAAAGATGAGAAATTTAGAGCTAGAAATTTAGTCATCGCAAGCGGAGGACTAAGCTACAAAGCCCTTGGCGCGAGTGATATTGGCTATAAAATAGCAAATGATTTTGGCATTGAAACCTCAGCTCTTGCGCCTGCACTTGTTGGATTTAGCGTGCAAAAAGATGAGTTTTGGTTTAAAGAACTTAGTGGTGTTAGCCTAAACGCCGAAGTGGAGATAAATAGCAAAAATGAAAGCCATAAATTTAGTGGAGACTTACTTTTTACACATAGAGGCATAAGCGGACCAGCGATACTAAACGCCTCGTTATTTTGGCAAAAAGGTCGAATTTGTATAAATTTTTTACCCAAATTTAATGAGAAAAATTTAATAAATGGCAAAAAGCAGCTTAGTTCGGTTTTGCCCTTGCCAAAGAGATTTGTGCTAGAATTCTTAAGAAATTTTGGCTTAAAAGACAGAGCCTTTTATGAATTTAACGACAATGATAGACAAATAATAAAAAGGCTTTTTGCTTATGAATTTGCCCCAGCTGGGACATTTGGCTTTGAAAGAGCGGAAGTTACAAAAGGTGGCGTAAAGAGTGAATTTTTAGATGAAAATTTACAAGCTTATAACGTTAAGGGACTTTATTTTGTTGGTGAAGTCTTGGACATCACTGGCATGCTTGGCGGATATAACTTACATTTTGCATTTGCAAGCGCTCTAAAGGTGGCTAGGGTCTTAAATCTATGA
- a CDS encoding tetratricopeptide repeat protein — protein MKKILPFLAPICLFASSCDELIQESVRKFYKSDRNLERAINLAEQATDVCLKEGNTEQAITSLINSASICMVNKEPQKALELSQRALELAANVSDKLLLARSYHSLGAAQKALGRYDEALANFQEALKIYDNAPNAPMNDELICIKGIASAYYLKNDFDKAHENYLLALNLLDITPELSGNELVRSELLVELANDLAKLKQKDEAAKNYKKVLEILNGKEQNPRARDLLERANKGLNGLN, from the coding sequence ATGAAGAAAATTTTGCCATTTTTAGCGCCTATTTGCCTCTTTGCAAGTAGCTGTGACGAGCTAATACAAGAGAGTGTGAGGAAGTTTTATAAAAGCGATAGAAATTTGGAGAGAGCCATAAATTTAGCCGAGCAAGCGACTGATGTCTGCTTAAAAGAGGGCAACACCGAGCAGGCGATCACTTCGCTCATAAATAGCGCTAGCATTTGCATGGTAAATAAAGAGCCACAAAAGGCGTTAGAGCTCTCACAAAGAGCCCTAGAGCTTGCGGCAAACGTTAGCGACAAGCTGCTACTAGCTCGCTCTTATCATAGCCTAGGTGCGGCACAAAAGGCGCTAGGCAGATACGACGAAGCACTTGCTAATTTTCAAGAAGCTCTAAAAATTTATGACAACGCGCCAAATGCCCCAATGAACGACGAACTCATCTGTATAAAAGGCATCGCTAGCGCCTACTACCTAAAAAACGACTTTGACAAAGCCCACGAAAACTACCTTTTAGCGCTAAATTTACTTGATATCACGCCGGAGTTAAGCGGCAACGAGCTTGTGCGATCAGAGCTTTTAGTAGAGCTTGCTAACGACCTAGCAAAGCTTAAGCAAAAGGACGAAGCCGCCAAAAACTACAAAAAAGTGCTTGAAATTTTAAATGGAAAAGAGCAAAATCCTCGCGCACGGGATCTTTTAGAGAGAGCTAACAAAGGGCTAAATGGGCTTAACTAA
- a CDS encoding HAD family hydrolase — translation MNKTILFDLDGTLIDSTSAILKGFDRAFLSHGKKEPDHNALKSLVGHPLEIMFERLGASKNLIDSYIKEYKACYEKIYLDETVLLDYANEALKEASSFADVGIVTTKTSKFSIILLEHLGVMKYIKTVIGRDDVANPKPNPEPINLALTRLNKDKNNAFMVGDTIMDLMAAQAAFVTGVGLTCGYGQKSDLEKFSKHIFSNPFEAVSFIKEV, via the coding sequence ATGAACAAAACCATACTTTTTGATTTGGACGGTACGCTTATTGATTCTACTTCTGCTATTTTAAAAGGATTTGATAGAGCTTTTTTATCTCATGGCAAAAAAGAGCCAGACCATAATGCATTAAAGTCTTTGGTTGGTCATCCGCTTGAAATAATGTTTGAAAGACTTGGTGCAAGCAAAAATTTAATTGATAGCTATATAAAAGAATATAAAGCTTGTTACGAAAAAATTTATCTTGATGAGACAGTACTCTTAGATTATGCAAATGAAGCATTGAAGGAGGCAAGTAGCTTTGCTGATGTAGGTATAGTTACTACTAAAACTTCAAAATTTTCTATTATCTTGCTTGAGCATTTAGGAGTTATGAAATATATAAAAACTGTTATTGGAAGAGACGATGTTGCTAATCCAAAACCAAATCCAGAGCCAATAAATTTGGCTTTAACTAGACTTAATAAAGATAAAAATAATGCATTTATGGTAGGTGACACCATTATGGATCTAATGGCTGCACAAGCCGCTTTTGTTACAGGCGTAGGTCTAACTTGTGGATATGGTCAAAAGAGTGATTTGGAGAAATTTAGTAAACATATTTTCTCAAACCCATTTGAAGCCGTTAGCTTTATAAAAGAGGTTTAA
- a CDS encoding MFS transporter: MLKSVLPLSFIIASRFLGLFIVLPVLSLYALNLRGANEFLVGLIVGVYAISQMIFQVPFGALSDRIGRKKTLTIGLLVFIIGSIICAHTSDIFTMLFGRFLQGVGAIGAVATAMISDYITEERRSKAMAIMGAFIGLSFTLSMVLGPLLARSFGLSSLFYLSAALSLLCIVLLYTVVPKEIKVSAKSEKVPFGKLFLQKDYMIINFTSFMQKMLASIAFLVIPIVLVKEYGYESSELYKVYTLGAVLGFLAMGLAGALGDGKGLSKVILIAGTLLFALTYTIFAISFTLFIFVLGVAIFFIGFNLHEPIMQSTATKFVKSSQKGSALGVFNSFGYLGSFVGGAFGGYILHAFGFKVLAVICVVLCVIWLILLFSLSDPRIFKNIYLSPEVSLNLELLNGQKGVVDYYKNEKNQVIKFDSRLISEAALKESLKF; encoded by the coding sequence ATGTTAAAAAGCGTTTTACCACTATCTTTTATCATAGCAAGCAGATTTTTAGGTCTTTTTATAGTTTTGCCAGTGCTTAGCCTTTATGCCTTGAATTTACGCGGAGCAAACGAGTTTTTAGTAGGGCTAATAGTAGGCGTCTATGCGATCTCACAAATGATATTTCAAGTGCCTTTTGGAGCGCTCTCGGATAGGATAGGACGCAAAAAAACATTAACAATCGGACTTTTGGTTTTTATCATCGGCTCAATAATTTGTGCACATACAAGCGATATTTTTACCATGCTATTTGGTAGATTTTTACAAGGTGTAGGTGCTATCGGAGCAGTTGCAACTGCGATGATAAGTGACTATATAACAGAAGAAAGACGCTCAAAAGCTATGGCGATAATGGGTGCTTTTATAGGACTTAGCTTCACGCTTTCGATGGTGCTTGGACCGCTTCTTGCTAGAAGTTTCGGGCTTTCAAGCCTCTTTTATCTAAGCGCCGCTCTTAGCCTACTTTGCATTGTGCTTCTTTACACCGTTGTGCCAAAAGAGATAAAAGTGAGCGCTAAAAGTGAAAAAGTACCATTTGGTAAGCTGTTTTTGCAAAAAGACTACATGATCATAAATTTCACCTCTTTTATGCAAAAGATGCTAGCAAGCATCGCATTTTTGGTGATCCCTATCGTTTTAGTAAAAGAGTATGGTTACGAAAGCAGCGAGCTTTACAAGGTCTATACGCTTGGTGCCGTGCTTGGCTTTTTAGCTATGGGGCTAGCTGGCGCCCTTGGCGATGGCAAGGGACTTAGCAAGGTCATCTTGATAGCTGGCACGCTACTTTTCGCTCTAACCTACACCATTTTTGCCATTAGTTTTACACTTTTTATCTTCGTTTTGGGAGTTGCTATATTTTTTATAGGATTTAACCTTCACGAGCCCATCATGCAATCAACCGCAACAAAATTTGTAAAATCCTCACAAAAAGGCTCAGCTCTCGGTGTATTTAATTCATTTGGTTATCTAGGAAGCTTTGTTGGAGGTGCATTTGGTGGATACATCTTGCATGCCTTTGGCTTTAAAGTACTAGCCGTCATCTGCGTGGTACTTTGCGTGATATGGCTTATTTTGCTCTTTAGCCTAAGCGATCCAAGAATTTTTAAGAATATCTATCTAAGCCCTGAAGTAAGCTTAAATTTAGAGTTACTAAATGGCCAAAAAGGTGTAGTCGATTATTACAAAAACGAGAAAAATCAAGTGATCAAATTTGACTCTCGCCTAATAAGCGAGGCGGCTTTAAAAGAGAGTTTGAAATTTTGA
- a CDS encoding OmpA family protein: MKKIALAMVAATAVFASNAAYNYEVTPTIGGVHPEGNLRVKDHNFVGVRAARNLEDFFFDQVELGVDYTQKAKEKTGSLTREGRVLRYHANLVKDIVDFGQVSLYGLVGAGYEDVPAIFVKNEDGGFGQYGFGLRYQVTDRFALKAEARDAIKFEHADHNLFYSLGFGIGLDSKAAPVVAAAPVAAATPAATPVLDDDNDGVPNDIDQCPNTPAGVVVDERGCEKVIVLRDLDVNFAFDSYKVGPKYAAEIKKVADFMGEHPDYKVVLAGHTDSVGAEAYNQKLSEKRAKAVADVLAGYGVSEDKISTVGYGELKPIATNKTKEGRAQNRRVEATFNK; encoded by the coding sequence ATGAAAAAGATTGCTTTAGCTATGGTTGCCGCAACAGCGGTTTTTGCGTCTAACGCAGCATATAATTATGAAGTTACTCCAACTATTGGTGGCGTTCACCCAGAGGGAAATTTACGTGTAAAAGACCACAACTTCGTTGGTGTTAGAGCTGCTAGAAATCTTGAAGATTTTTTCTTTGATCAAGTAGAGCTTGGTGTTGATTACACTCAAAAAGCAAAAGAAAAAACAGGTAGCTTAACAAGAGAAGGAAGAGTTCTTAGATATCATGCAAATCTTGTAAAAGATATAGTTGATTTTGGACAAGTTAGTCTATATGGCTTAGTTGGTGCTGGATATGAAGATGTTCCAGCTATTTTTGTTAAAAATGAAGATGGCGGTTTTGGCCAATATGGTTTTGGTTTAAGATATCAAGTAACTGATAGATTTGCTCTTAAAGCAGAAGCAAGAGACGCTATCAAATTTGAGCACGCTGATCATAACCTATTCTATTCACTAGGCTTTGGTATCGGTCTTGACTCAAAAGCAGCTCCAGTTGTGGCAGCAGCTCCAGTTGCAGCAGCAACTCCAGCAGCAACTCCAGTTCTTGATGATGATAATGATGGCGTGCCAAATGATATAGATCAATGCCCTAACACTCCAGCTGGCGTGGTTGTTGACGAAAGAGGATGCGAGAAAGTTATCGTTCTTAGAGACCTAGATGTTAACTTTGCATTTGATAGCTATAAAGTCGGACCAAAATATGCAGCTGAGATCAAAAAAGTAGCTGACTTTATGGGCGAACACCCAGATTATAAAGTTGTACTTGCTGGTCACACTGATAGTGTAGGCGCAGAAGCTTATAACCAAAAACTATCTGAAAAAAGAGCAAAGGCAGTAGCTGATGTTCTTGCTGGCTATGGCGTAAGCGAGGATAAAATTTCAACAGTTGGCTACGGTGAGCTTAAACCAATTGCTACAAATAAAACTAAAGAAGGTCGCGCTCAAAATAGACGCGTTGAAGCTACTTTCAATAAATAA
- the rplM gene encoding 50S ribosomal protein L13, whose protein sequence is MTKITKPNEVKRDWIVVDAAGKRFGRLLTEVATILRGKNKPCFTPNVDCGDYVIIINASKVEFTGNNKAEDKLYHRHSGYFGSVKSEKFGDLIANKPEKLFKLAVRGMLPKTKLGREMIKKLKVYAGSEHPHTAQIAKKEGK, encoded by the coding sequence ATGACAAAAATAACAAAGCCAAACGAAGTTAAACGAGACTGGATCGTTGTTGATGCAGCTGGTAAACGTTTTGGTAGATTGCTAACTGAGGTAGCAACTATACTTCGTGGCAAAAACAAACCATGCTTCACGCCAAACGTAGATTGTGGCGACTATGTTATCATCATAAATGCTTCAAAAGTAGAATTTACTGGTAATAACAAAGCTGAAGATAAACTTTATCACAGACACTCAGGATACTTTGGTAGCGTAAAGAGTGAAAAATTTGGCGATTTGATAGCAAATAAGCCAGAAAAACTATTTAAATTAGCTGTTCGTGGAATGCTTCCAAAAACTAAACTTGGAAGAGAGATGATAAAAAAACTAAAAGTTTATGCTGGCAGTGAGCATCCTCATACGGCACAAATAGCTAAAAAAGAAGGAAAATAA